One genomic segment of Desmodus rotundus isolate HL8 chromosome 5, HLdesRot8A.1, whole genome shotgun sequence includes these proteins:
- the LOC139440947 gene encoding putative nuclear envelope pore membrane protein POM 121B, with amino-acid sequence MPPATPGLCKELRLPKERNHQFLQLHSRLPASGEEETARHLPHQAVPEGPKDSEPAGPSGSLLQPRKRKFPLLPHRRGDPLRLPPAPQLGYRVTTEDIDEEKRALWRRISRALSGDPEAISGRGAPEPVRSSQQPAAGTAPVCSPRTPWFPSLPVTSAGSAGPSACTSTGLAPKPASDTDITPMDTTPVDMSSMDPTPMDTTPPAYALSSGAPPDSRGGKQAAAAPAQAPTSTRGQPGPGSTTTQATLGIQASTSSATAALGASGTATQSFGGSVRQTSRKRTRQGTLVVTTGPNPQNNPVLGGTTAPTLTPIRGGAPKHSAHPSSGGLGATNNAASSVVSGPASTSSYPATAMGTSRTGRTTSLPMTWALSAVPSTSKTSGLAPNPASSTDVTPMDTTPPK; translated from the exons atgccaccagcaaccccaggcctctgtAAGGAGCTCCGGCTGCCGAAGGAACGCAATCACCAGTTCCTACAGCTCCACTCGAGGCTTCCCGCCagtggagaagaggagacagCCCGCCACTTGCCAcaccaggctgtcccagagggccccaaagacagtgagccagcagggccctcaggctccctcctcca gccccgaaagaggaagtttcctctgctgccacacagGCGAGGGGACCCTCTGAGGCTGCCACCTGCGCCTCAGCTGGGTTACAGAGTGACGACCGAAGACatcgatgaggagaaaagggcactCTGGCGGCGCATCAGCAGGGCTCTGTCGGGTGACCCAGAGGCCATctcgggccgcggggctccagagcctgtgcggTCTTCCCAGCAGCCTGCGGCAGGGACGGCTCCTGTCTGTTCTCCTAGAACCCCTTGGttccccagcctgccagtcacctctgcaggcagtgcaggcccctcagcctgcacatccacaggcttggctcccaaaccGGCTTCCGACACCGACATCACCCCAATGGACACGACCCCGGTGGACATGAGCAGTATGGACCCGACCCCTATGGACACGACCCCACCTGCCTATGCTCTTTCCTCAGGGGCTCCACCAGActccagaggtggaaaacaggcagctgcggccccagcccaggccccaaccTCTACTCGAGGCCAGCCAGGCCCGGGCAGCAccaccacacaggccaccttgggcatacaggccagcaccagctcagccactgctgccctcGGTGCCTCTGGCACAGCCACTCAGAGCTTTGGGGGAAGCGTGCGCCAGACCTCCCGCAAGCGCACTCGCCAGGGCACCCTCGTGGTGACCACAGGCCCCaaccctcagaacaaccctgtgcttgggggcaccactgcccccaccttaaCTCCCATCCGAGGAGGTGCCCCCAAGCACAGCGCCCACCCTTCCAGCGGAGGGCTGGGCGCCACAAACAACGCGGCATCCAGTGTGGTGTCAGGCCCAGCCTCCACCTCCAGCTACCCTGCCACTGCTATGGGcacctccagaactgggaggacCACCAGCCTACCCATGACTTGGGCACTCAGTGCGGTCCCGTCAACGAGCAAGAcatcaggcttggctcccaatcctgcctccagcacagacgtcacccccatggacaccaccccacctaaatag